One Hemibagrus wyckioides isolate EC202008001 linkage group LG09, SWU_Hwy_1.0, whole genome shotgun sequence DNA segment encodes these proteins:
- the tmem229b gene encoding transmembrane protein 229b, which yields MATAMTPEPLTPLSRWYLYAIHGYFCEVMFTAAWEFVVNCNWKFPGVTSVWALFIYGTCILIVERMYLHLRDRCNVLLRCFIYTLWTYMWEFGTGLLLRQFNACPWDYSQFKYNFMGLITAEYAVPWFCASFIVERLVIRNTLRLRFDEWAEPGQVGASGGGQRGGGRRGRGARGVATNANGYVKVD from the coding sequence atggcaacagcaaTGACTCCCGAGCCCCTGACGCCACTGTCCCGGTGGTACCTGTATGCCATCCATGGCTATTTCTGTGAAGTAATGTTCACAGCAGCGTGGGAGTTTGTGGTCAATTGCAACTGGAAGTTCCCTGGTGTGACGAGCGTGTGGGCACTTTTTATCTATGGAACCTGCATCCTAATAGTTGAGCGCATGTACCTGCACCTGCGTGATCGTTGCAACGTCTTGCTGCGTTGCTTTATATACACCCTGTGGACATACATGTGGGAGTTCGGCACAGGGTTGCTGCTGCGGCAGTTCAACGCCTGCCCTTGGGACTACTCACAGTTCAAGTACAACTTCATGGGCTTGATCACGGCTGAATACGCCGTGCCCTGGTTCTGTGCATCATTCATTGTGGAGCGTCTGGTCATTCGCAACACATTGCGGCTGCGCTTTGACGAGTGGGCTGAGCCTGGCCAGGTTGGAGCAAGTGGAggaggacaaagaggaggaggaagaagaggaagaggagccAGAGGAGTGGCCACCAATGCCAATGGCTATGTGAAAGTGGACTGA